One Primulina tabacum isolate GXHZ01 chromosome 10, ASM2559414v2, whole genome shotgun sequence DNA segment encodes these proteins:
- the LOC142505258 gene encoding elongation factor G-2, mitochondrial-like, whose product MAGYSRSSATRLLYTLCTSSSELRLVPSTPAIALLTGNFQLRQFSAGSAAAARQREETTGWWKESLQKLRNIGISAHIDSGKTTLTERILYYTGRIHEIHEVRGKDGVGAKMDSMDLEREKGITIQSAATYCSWKDYQVNIIDTPGHVDFTIEVERALRVLDGAILVLCSVGGVQSQSITVDRQMRRYEVPRLGFINKLDRMGADPWKVLNQARSKLRHHSAAMQVPIGLEDDFKGLVDLVNLKAYYFHGSNGENIVTEDIPANVKALALEKRHELVEVVSEVDDKLAEQFLSDEPITAVDLEEAIRRATTTRKFVPVFMGSAFKNKGVQPLLDGVLSYLPNPTEVSSYVLDQTKNEEKVKLSGSPAGPLVALAFKLEEGRFGQLTYLRIYEGVIKKGDFIMNVNTGKKVKVPRLVRMHSNEMEDIQQAHAGQIVAVFGVDCASGDTFTDGSVRYTMTSMSVPEPVMSLAISAVSKDSGGNFSKALNRFQREDPTFRVGLDPESGQTIISGMGELHLAIYVERMRREYKVDASVGKPRVNFRETITQRTEFDYLHKKQSGGQGQYGRVIGYMEPLPLGSPTKFEFENMLVGQAVPSNFVPAIEKGFKEAANSGSLIGHPVENIRIVLTDGAAHTVDSSELAFKLAAIYAFRQCYTTAKPVILEPVMLVELRVPTEFQGTVTGDINKRKGMIVGNDQEGDDSVITAHVPLNNMFEYSTSLRSMTQGKGEFTMEYLEHSQVSQDVQTQLVNVYKATKTSD is encoded by the exons ATGGCAGGCTATTCCCGATCCTCTGCGACGCGCCTGCTCTACACCCTCTGCACATCTTCTTCCGAGTTAAGACTCGTGCCGAGCACCCCTGCCATTGCTCTGCTCACGGGGAATTTTCAGCTCCGCCAATTCTCCGCCGGGAGTGCTGCTGCCGCGCGGCAGAGGGAGGAGACGACTGGTTGGTGGAAAGAGTCCCTACAAAAGCTCCGTAACATTGGGATATCGGCGCATATTGATTCGGGCAAAACGACGCTCACAGAGCGGATATTGTATTACACGGGTCGAATCCACGAGATCCATGAGGTCAGAGGGAAGGATGGGGTTGGTGCCAAGATGGATTCCATGGATTTGGAGAGAGAGAAAGGGATTACTATACAGTCTGCTGCCACTTATTGTAGCTGGAAAGATTATCAG GTTAACATAATTGACACCCCAGGCCACGTTGATTTTACTATCGAAGTTGAAAGAGCTTTACGTGTACTAGATGGCGCCATTCTTGTTCTATGTAGTGTTGGAGGTGTACAGAGTCAGTCGATTACTGTTGACAGGCAGATGAGAAGATATGAAGTTCCGCGACTTGGATTCATAAACAAGCTGGATCGAATGGGGGCTGATCCATGGAAAGTTCTTAATCAG GCGAGATCCAAACTTCGACACCACAGTGCTGCTATGCAAGTCCCAATTGGTCTAGAGGATGATTTCAAGGGCCTTGTCGACCTTGTAAACTTGAAAGCTTATTATTTTCATGGTTCCAATGG TGAAAACATTGTGACTGAAGATATTCCTGCTAATGTTAAAGCATTGGCTCTGGAAAAACGGCATGAGCTGGTTGAGGTGGTCTCTGAGGTTGATGATAAGCTCGCTGAACAATTTCTTAGCGATGAGCCTATAACAGCTGTTGATCTTGAG GAAGCAATTAGAAGAGCCACTACAACACGAAAATTTGTGCCTGTGTTCATGGGTAGTGCTTTCAAGAATAAG GGTGTTCAGCCATTGCTGGATGGTGTCCTCAGTTATTTGCCTAATCCAACTGAAGTTAGCAGTTATGTTCTTGATCAGACCAAGAATGAGGAGAAG GTCAAATTATCTGGAAGCCCAGCTGGTCCTCTTGTTGCCTTAGCTTTCAAACTGGAAGAAGGGCGATTTGGTCAGCTAACATATCTGAG AATATATGAAGGCGTCATCAAGAAGGGTGATTTTATAATGAATGTTAACACTGGCAAGAAGGTTAAG GTTCCTCGCTTGGTTCGGATGCATTCGAATGAAATGGAG GACATTCAGCAGGCACATGCTGGGCAGATTGTTGCTGTATTTGGTGTAGATTGTGCTTCAG GTGATACATTTACTGATGGGTCAGTTAGATATACCATGACTTCAATGAGCGTGCCTGAGCCGGTGATGTCATTAGCCATTTCAGCTGTTTCTAAAGATTCTGGGGGGAAT TTTTCCAAAGCTCTGAACCGTTTCCAGAGAGAGGATCCTACTTTCCGCGTTGGCTTAGACCCTGAAAGTGGACAA ACAATTATATCCGGAATGGGGGAGCTCCATTTGGCCATATATGTTGAGCGCATGCGAAGGGAGTACAAG GTTGATGCAAGTGTTGGGAAGCCACGTGTCAACTTTAGAGAGACAATAACACAGCGTACTGAATTTGATTATCTGCATAAGAAGCAGAGTGGAGGACAGGGTCAATATGGAAGGGTCATCGG GTACATGGAACCACTTCCTCTGGGATCACCAACGAAGTTTGAATTTGAAAACATGCTTGTAGGACAAGCAGTACCATCCAATTTCGTACCAGCTATTGAAAAGGGTTTTAAAGAAGCTGCTAACTC GGGGTCGCTTATTGGTCATCCGGTCGAAAATATCCGCATCGTTTTGACTGATGGTGCGGCCCATACTGTGGATTCAAGTGAGCTTGCTTTCAAGTTGGCCGCTATTTATGCCTTCAGACAG TGTTACACGACTGCAAAACCTGTTATATTGGAGCCTGTGATGTTGGTTGAGTTAAGAGTCCCCACAGAATTTCAGGGAACTGTGACTGGTGATATTAACAA GCGGAAAGGCATGATCGTTGGGAACGACCAGGAAGGAGATGATTCTGTAATAACTGCTCAT GTGCCTCTCAACAATATGTTCGAGTACTCGACATCCCTTCGTTCAATGACACAG GGGAAAGGAGAGTTCACAATGGAGTATTTGGAGCACTCTCAGGTTTCTCAAGACGTGCAGACACAGCTTGTGAACGTGTACAAGGCAACAAAGACTTCGGACTAG